A DNA window from Bdellovibrio sp. BCCA contains the following coding sequences:
- a CDS encoding M3 family metallopeptidase codes for MNTTNPLLKPFTNKDQATPFDLIKVEHYVPALDEAIKLAKENVAKIKSNTAAPDFENTIAALEAASELPERIAGIYGNLEVANADESLQALAKEIYPKLTAFASDVSLDDEIFKRVKAVYDKRTSLNLNKEQTRLLEKTYLSFTRNGALLNEKDKETLRHIDQELSVLGPKFSENVLKATNAFEMFLDKKEDVEGLPESILEGAAAMAEAKGQKGKWLFTLSIPSYLPFMTYAKSRPLREKMWRAYASRAYKGDFDNQDTVLKIVQLRDKRAKLLGFKTHADFVLAERMAKNPETVTEFLTKLLKASKDAGKRDLAEVTEFAKKLDGVTDIKPWDFGYYSEKLKEEKYSFNEEDLRPYFQLEKVVDGVFAHAKKLYGLTFKENKEIPVYHPEVKAYEIYEEASGKYMGLFYTDFFPRETKKGGAWMTQFRGQGLINGDMKRPHVSIVCNFTKPTPTKPSLLTYDEVRTLFHEFGHALHGMLSECTYPSLSGTNVYWDFVELPSQIMENWVGEKEGLDLFARHYETNEAMPADLIAKLKASQKFQAGYMSCRQLQFGMMDMAWHSTDPSTIKDVDAFEEKATAETRLFPKVEGANNSCSFSHIFAGGYSAGYYSYKWAEVLDADAFEYFKEKGLFNHEVAQKFKDNILSRGGTEHPMDLYKKFRGREPDPNALLRRDGLI; via the coding sequence ATGAATACGACAAATCCTCTCTTAAAACCCTTCACAAACAAAGACCAGGCGACACCCTTTGATTTGATCAAAGTGGAGCATTACGTTCCTGCTCTTGATGAAGCCATTAAGCTTGCCAAAGAAAACGTGGCAAAAATCAAAAGCAATACGGCAGCCCCTGATTTTGAAAACACGATCGCGGCTTTAGAAGCGGCTTCCGAGCTTCCAGAAAGAATCGCCGGTATCTACGGCAATCTGGAAGTGGCCAATGCGGATGAGTCTTTGCAAGCTTTGGCGAAAGAAATTTATCCAAAGCTCACGGCTTTTGCTTCTGACGTTTCTTTGGATGATGAGATCTTTAAACGCGTGAAAGCTGTTTACGATAAGCGTACTTCTTTGAACTTAAACAAAGAGCAAACTCGCTTGCTTGAAAAAACTTATTTATCTTTCACTCGCAACGGTGCGCTTTTGAATGAAAAAGACAAAGAGACTCTTCGTCACATCGACCAAGAGCTTTCTGTTCTTGGACCGAAGTTCTCTGAAAATGTTTTGAAAGCGACAAATGCTTTTGAAATGTTCTTGGATAAAAAAGAAGACGTCGAAGGTCTTCCAGAAAGCATCCTTGAAGGAGCGGCGGCGATGGCCGAAGCCAAAGGCCAAAAAGGCAAATGGCTCTTCACTCTTTCCATCCCAAGCTACCTGCCCTTCATGACTTATGCGAAAAGCCGTCCACTTCGCGAAAAAATGTGGAGAGCTTACGCTTCCCGTGCTTACAAAGGCGACTTTGACAACCAAGACACGGTTTTAAAGATCGTACAGCTTCGCGACAAACGCGCTAAACTTTTGGGTTTCAAAACTCATGCTGATTTTGTTTTGGCAGAGCGTATGGCGAAAAATCCTGAAACAGTGACAGAGTTTTTGACAAAACTTTTGAAGGCTTCCAAAGACGCGGGAAAAAGAGATTTGGCAGAAGTCACTGAATTCGCAAAAAAATTAGATGGCGTGACTGATATCAAGCCTTGGGACTTCGGTTACTACTCTGAAAAACTCAAAGAAGAAAAATATTCTTTCAATGAAGAAGATCTTCGTCCGTACTTCCAACTTGAAAAAGTTGTGGATGGTGTTTTTGCTCACGCGAAAAAACTTTACGGTTTGACGTTCAAAGAAAACAAAGAGATCCCGGTCTACCATCCAGAAGTAAAAGCGTATGAAATTTACGAAGAAGCTTCTGGCAAATACATGGGTCTTTTCTACACAGACTTCTTCCCTCGCGAGACGAAAAAAGGCGGCGCATGGATGACTCAATTCCGTGGCCAGGGCCTGATCAACGGCGATATGAAGCGTCCCCACGTGAGCATCGTATGTAACTTTACGAAGCCGACTCCAACGAAGCCTTCGCTTTTGACTTACGACGAAGTTCGCACTTTGTTCCATGAATTCGGCCACGCTTTGCACGGCATGCTTTCTGAGTGCACGTATCCGTCTTTGAGCGGTACGAATGTTTATTGGGATTTCGTAGAGCTTCCATCACAAATCATGGAAAACTGGGTGGGAGAAAAAGAAGGTTTGGATCTTTTTGCCCGTCACTATGAAACAAACGAAGCAATGCCTGCGGATTTGATTGCGAAGCTTAAAGCTTCACAAAAATTCCAAGCGGGTTACATGTCTTGCCGTCAGCTTCAATTCGGTATGATGGATATGGCATGGCACTCCACAGATCCTTCGACAATCAAAGACGTGGATGCGTTTGAGGAAAAGGCCACGGCCGAAACTCGTCTCTTCCCTAAGGTGGAAGGCGCAAATAACTCTTGCAGCTTCAGCCACATCTTTGCAGGTGGTTACTCTGCAGGTTATTACTCTTACAAATGGGCGGAAGTTTTGGATGCTGATGCCTTTGAATACTTCAAAGAAAAAGGTCTCTTCAATCACGAAGTGGCTCAGAAGTTCAAAGACAATATCCTGAGCCGCGGCGGAACTGAGCACCCGATGGATCTTTACAAAAAGTTCCGTGGTCGTGAGCCAGATCCAAATGCACTTTTGAGACGTGACGGACTTATTTAA